The Calditerrivibrio nitroreducens DSM 19672 genome window below encodes:
- a CDS encoding ABC transporter permease: MVKRNKLFITGISIIIFFSIVAIFAPIIAPYDPSEIDLMNILNPPSLKNLFGTDELGRDVFSRVVYGTRISLSVGFISVGISVFIGTIVGLFSGYFKGFTDLILMKIVDIALCFPTFFLILAVIAFLKPSIYNIMIVIGITSWMGVARMVRAETMSITERDYITAAKVAGLKKRVILFKHILPNVASPILVSATLGVASSILVESALSFLGLGVQPPTPSWGNIITSGKENIMFAWWLSFFPGICILLAVLGFNLTGEGLRDILDPKSQE; this comes from the coding sequence ATGGTAAAAAGAAATAAACTATTTATCACCGGTATATCGATAATAATCTTTTTTTCAATTGTTGCCATTTTTGCCCCTATTATAGCACCTTATGACCCTTCAGAAATAGATCTCATGAATATCTTAAACCCGCCATCTTTAAAAAATCTCTTTGGTACAGATGAATTGGGCAGAGATGTCTTCAGTAGAGTGGTATATGGCACTCGAATCTCCCTTTCTGTGGGATTTATATCTGTGGGGATATCGGTTTTTATTGGGACGATAGTTGGCTTATTTTCTGGTTATTTTAAAGGTTTTACAGATCTGATTTTGATGAAGATAGTGGACATCGCCCTCTGTTTTCCCACATTTTTTTTGATACTTGCGGTGATTGCTTTTTTAAAACCATCCATTTACAACATAATGATCGTAATAGGGATAACAAGCTGGATGGGTGTAGCCCGCATGGTAAGAGCAGAAACAATGAGTATCACCGAGCGGGATTATATCACCGCCGCAAAAGTTGCGGGGCTAAAAAAAAGAGTGATACTTTTTAAGCATATATTACCTAATGTTGCCTCCCCAATACTCGTTTCGGCTACACTCGGCGTTGCCAGCTCCATACTTGTAGAATCTGCCCTCAGCTTTTTAGGACTGGGGGTACAGCCCCCCACACCATCATGGGGAAACATCATCACATCCGGAAAAGAGAATATCATGTTTGCCTGGTGGCTGTCATTTTTCCCCGGGATATGCATCCTTCTTGCCGTTCTTGGGTTTAACCTCACCGGAGAGGGTCTAAGAGATATTCTGGATCCAAAATCACAGGAATAA
- a CDS encoding CBS domain-containing protein — protein MKVKEIMKTNVITAHEDESIREVTLRLREKKITGVPVLNDNGEVVGVFSETDLLNRLPDILNDADKIPLVDVKELTDPPVKTVMSSPAITVTPDTDIKDVAKIFLYKYIHRVPVLEGDKLVGIVSLGDLLKAFSES, from the coding sequence ATGAAAGTAAAAGAGATTATGAAAACAAATGTTATTACAGCCCATGAAGATGAATCGATTAGAGAAGTAACATTAAGATTGAGAGAAAAAAAAATCACCGGTGTACCCGTTTTAAACGACAATGGGGAAGTGGTGGGGGTATTCAGCGAAACCGATTTATTAAACAGATTACCCGATATTTTAAATGATGCCGACAAAATCCCTCTGGTGGATGTAAAAGAACTCACAGATCCACCTGTCAAGACTGTGATGTCTTCACCAGCCATTACGGTAACTCCCGATACAGACATAAAAGATGTGGCAAAAATATTTCTCTACAAATACATACACCGAGTTCCCGTGCTGGAAGGGGATAAGCTTGTGGGGATAGTTTCGCTGGGGGATTTGCTAAAAGCATTTAGTGAATCATAA
- a CDS encoding peptide-binding protein, which yields MLKKLGILILIASTLILGCGKEREDAVKRKTDSAKFGDSIIEGSIGEPSNLIPILATDSSSHAIAGLIYNGLLKYDKNLNLTGDLAYKWEVSDDKKVITFHLRKGVKWHDGTEFTSKDVKFTYETIVDNNTPTAYDSDFRIIDKVETPDDYTIKVYYKTAYAPALSSWTIGILPYHKLKGVTITKSELQRSPIGTGPYKFKEWKAGHSVTLEAYDNYYEGRPNLDRYTMKIIPDTSTMFLELLNKNIDLMGLSPLQFAKQTSNPRFVSDYNKYSYLSNSYTYIGYNLKHRFLQDKRVRQALSYATPKEDIIKGVLFGLGIPADGPFKPGTIWYTDNVTKYNYDLEKAKLLLKEAGFEDKNKDGIVEKDGVPFIITITTNQGNTTRSSIAEIIQHTWKKIGIKVEIRILEWATFITEYIDKRNFDVVILGWTIPMEPDPYDVWHSSRCGGKNLNFICYQNKEVDKLIEEGRLEFDVQKRLKIYHKISQILAEDQPYTFLFYPKALIALHKRFKNVEEAPAGIMHNFIDWYVEKDQRRYKLTR from the coding sequence ATGCTTAAAAAATTAGGTATTTTAATACTCATAGCATCTACTCTCATTTTGGGGTGCGGCAAAGAAAGGGAAGATGCTGTCAAAAGAAAAACAGATTCTGCAAAATTTGGAGATTCCATAATAGAGGGTAGCATCGGAGAGCCAAGCAACCTCATCCCTATACTTGCCACCGATTCTTCATCCCACGCCATTGCAGGGCTCATATATAATGGACTGTTAAAATATGATAAAAATCTCAATCTTACTGGCGATTTAGCATATAAATGGGAAGTTTCCGATGATAAGAAGGTAATTACTTTTCATTTGAGAAAAGGGGTGAAATGGCACGACGGTACAGAATTTACTTCAAAAGATGTAAAATTCACCTATGAAACGATCGTGGATAACAATACCCCCACAGCCTACGACTCAGACTTTAGAATCATAGACAAAGTGGAAACCCCTGATGACTACACTATAAAAGTATATTATAAAACTGCCTATGCCCCTGCCCTATCCAGCTGGACAATAGGAATCCTTCCCTACCATAAATTAAAAGGTGTAACCATTACAAAGTCAGAACTTCAGCGTTCTCCAATCGGAACTGGACCATATAAATTCAAAGAATGGAAAGCCGGACATTCCGTTACACTTGAAGCCTACGACAATTACTACGAGGGTAGACCAAATCTGGACAGATATACGATGAAGATAATCCCGGATACCTCCACGATGTTTTTAGAGCTTTTAAACAAAAATATAGATCTGATGGGTCTATCACCTCTACAATTTGCAAAACAAACGTCAAACCCAAGATTTGTTAGCGATTACAATAAATATAGCTACCTATCAAACTCCTACACATACATCGGATATAATTTAAAACATAGATTCCTTCAGGATAAAAGAGTAAGGCAGGCATTGTCCTATGCCACCCCAAAAGAGGATATCATAAAAGGGGTATTATTTGGTCTGGGGATTCCGGCAGATGGCCCTTTTAAGCCAGGCACCATCTGGTACACAGATAATGTCACAAAGTATAATTACGACCTTGAAAAAGCAAAACTTTTGCTAAAAGAAGCTGGATTTGAAGATAAGAATAAAGATGGGATAGTGGAAAAAGATGGAGTCCCATTTATAATCACGATAACGACAAATCAAGGGAATACCACGAGAAGCTCAATAGCAGAGATTATCCAGCATACATGGAAGAAGATCGGTATAAAAGTTGAGATAAGGATACTTGAGTGGGCGACATTTATTACGGAATATATCGACAAAAGAAATTTCGACGTGGTAATTCTCGGCTGGACTATCCCGATGGAGCCGGATCCTTATGATGTATGGCATTCTTCAAGATGTGGTGGAAAAAATTTGAATTTTATCTGCTATCAGAATAAAGAGGTTGATAAATTAATTGAAGAAGGAAGACTGGAATTTGACGTGCAAAAGAGGTTAAAGATTTACCACAAGATATCCCAGATACTTGCGGAGGATCAGCCCTATACATTCCTTTTTTACCCAAAAGCCCTCATAGCATTACACAAAAGGTTTAAGAATGTGGAGGAAGCTCCAGCCGGTATAATGCACAACTTTATCGACTGGTATGTGGAAAAAGACCAGAGAAGATACAAACTTACAAGGTAG
- a CDS encoding ABC transporter permease — protein MLTYIVKRLLEMIPMLIGITLISFIVVNLAPGNPAQFLSSMNPKISETAYQKFINMYQLDKPVLERYWIWLKKLSRLDFGNSFASDQKPVLTKIAERLPVTLYLNLVSMILVIIISIPIGVLSAVYRNSLFDKITTVIVYIGFAIPTFWLAILCAYYFGVIKGWLPISGLTSYEFEDFSTLEKIYDVIWHSILPVGISVFGGIAGLSRFIKSSMMDAINEDYITAAYARGLGKNTVIFKHALRNALLPVITILGLSIPGLIGGSVIFESVFSIPGMGQLFYQAVMMRDYPVIMGILVIGSFLTLLGNLIADISYAIADPRIRYGKKK, from the coding sequence ATGCTAACCTATATAGTTAAAAGATTATTAGAAATGATTCCGATGCTCATCGGGATAACTCTGATATCCTTCATAGTCGTCAATCTGGCTCCGGGTAATCCTGCACAGTTTTTGTCATCAATGAACCCAAAAATATCTGAAACGGCTTATCAAAAATTTATAAATATGTACCAGCTTGACAAACCGGTTTTAGAAAGGTACTGGATATGGCTGAAAAAATTATCAAGATTGGATTTTGGAAACTCCTTTGCCTCTGACCAGAAACCTGTTTTAACTAAAATCGCCGAAAGGCTTCCGGTGACTTTATACCTTAATCTCGTATCAATGATACTTGTGATCATCATCTCCATCCCAATAGGTGTCCTGTCTGCCGTCTACAGAAATTCATTATTTGACAAGATAACTACCGTAATAGTTTACATAGGTTTTGCGATACCTACATTCTGGCTGGCGATACTTTGTGCATACTATTTTGGTGTAATCAAAGGGTGGCTACCCATATCCGGACTAACATCATACGAATTTGAAGATTTTTCCACCTTAGAAAAGATCTACGATGTAATCTGGCATTCTATACTTCCAGTGGGGATTTCTGTATTTGGTGGTATTGCCGGTCTTAGCAGATTTATAAAAAGCAGTATGATGGATGCGATAAACGAAGATTACATCACAGCCGCCTATGCAAGGGGGTTAGGTAAAAACACCGTGATATTCAAACATGCCCTAAGAAACGCCCTTTTGCCGGTAATTACAATATTAGGCTTATCGATACCCGGTCTGATTGGTGGAAGTGTAATTTTTGAATCTGTATTTTCTATACCAGGTATGGGGCAGCTTTTCTATCAGGCGGTAATGATGAGGGACTATCCGGTGATAATGGGGATACTTGTAATAGGATCTTTTTTGACACTTTTAGGAAATCTTATAGCCGACATATCTTATGCAATCGCAGATCCAAGGATAAGGTATGGTAAAAAGAAATAA
- a CDS encoding YihY/virulence factor BrkB family protein codes for MDIFKRFLLNLVLTFFYMVSNDILLFNAAITYYALLSFIPMLLIFGLVLRKIFLYFPQSVRYFEEMMGTVDIEMLEYVNILGLIKESNVAGFGIFGILSIFLTSTIFLRSINTVFKKIFRIKSVKETILHSLMPFFVYFSFLVIIIILLLSKVALLFLENFLVFYVDIDLSYPILILEKFSFLPLLFFLTLLSISYHFLSLRRLSWIDSIKLSLLFGFTIYCFNIAFKYFYNISFYNAVYGALSSLIITLAYVYIFFLSFLFWSQYGFVKNNYKGVLIRILFESAFNNPKSFLVKFFMMILKDRAFFGKSVTVEILKTNYDYAILLDGTLELVDDNGLSIYLSKYDFFKINDISGNVNFIPSEDCIILIFDQEEKLFLENDSSAASAIFKSSEKVLIL; via the coding sequence TTGGATATTTTTAAAAGGTTTCTTTTGAATCTTGTTCTTACCTTCTTTTATATGGTTAGCAATGATATTCTTCTTTTCAATGCTGCGATTACCTATTATGCTCTTTTGTCGTTTATCCCTATGTTGTTGATTTTTGGATTGGTCCTGAGGAAGATTTTTCTGTATTTCCCCCAGTCTGTTCGGTATTTTGAAGAGATGATGGGGACGGTAGATATTGAAATGCTTGAATATGTTAATATATTAGGGCTAATAAAGGAGTCTAATGTCGCTGGGTTCGGTATATTCGGTATTCTTTCGATCTTTTTGACGTCAACAATCTTTTTGAGGTCCATAAATACCGTTTTCAAAAAAATATTTAGAATTAAGTCAGTAAAGGAAACGATTTTGCATAGTCTCATGCCATTCTTTGTTTATTTTTCATTTTTAGTGATTATAATCATTCTTTTATTGTCAAAAGTCGCACTATTATTTCTGGAAAACTTTTTGGTGTTTTATGTTGATATCGATCTTTCATATCCCATTTTGATTCTTGAGAAATTTTCTTTTTTACCTTTATTGTTTTTTCTTACACTGCTTTCGATCTCTTATCATTTTCTGTCATTGAGAAGATTAAGCTGGATCGATTCTATAAAACTATCTCTTCTTTTCGGATTTACGATCTATTGCTTTAATATTGCATTTAAGTATTTTTACAATATCTCTTTTTATAATGCAGTTTATGGTGCTTTAAGTTCCTTGATCATCACTCTTGCTTATGTTTATATCTTTTTTCTCTCTTTTCTTTTCTGGTCTCAGTACGGTTTTGTGAAGAATAATTATAAAGGTGTTTTAATAAGGATTTTATTTGAAAGTGCGTTTAATAATCCAAAATCTTTTTTGGTGAAGTTTTTCATGATGATACTTAAAGATAGAGCTTTTTTCGGTAAATCTGTTACTGTAGAAATTTTAAAAACTAATTACGATTATGCCATCCTATTGGATGGAACACTTGAGCTGGTTGACGATAATGGTTTGTCTATATATCTATCAAAATATGATTTTTTTAAGATTAATGATATATCTGGAAATGTAAATTTTATCCCTTCTGAGGATTGCATTATTTTAATTTTCGATCAAGAAGAAAAACTTTTTCTGGAAAATGATTCTTCTGCTGCATCGGCTATTTTTAAATCAAGTGAAAAGGTACTTATCTTATAA
- a CDS encoding AMP-binding protein: MIYDKINELNQNYTRKVISRDTLKDLYRLDTIKLFDYIGEKYLIWETPYNTILDIKHNPKFAFYVNGKLDPIHNLLGKHLNSNKKNKAAIIWRGSDYTERIFTYQSLHFEMLKFAYALKKLGVKKNDRILIYLPNVPEAVISMLASIRIGAVHTLYHYSYSPDALADRINDCQPTIIITTDYSLAGTEIDIKSKVDEALKKSTHQPKHVIVVERIPKKTHMKPIRDLWYHDLLSDTDFKDASSLEKNIVDSNDPLFIMVTSTHFNEPKGLVYNIGGYLAWTHFIYTVLFDPDDNDTFWNTSDISWINGHSYGIYGPLLTGSTTVMFEDNITFENAKRFYGILERYKINKCYTTPRIMKTLMNADMKKKVYSHTSSLELLFLGGEPIEEEVLDWTYKKIANKSIPILNIYSVTELGGAIAAQIPGFSDIKKDSVGISFPGVHLGIYDSITKSKIEYPNLKGLLMLEYPIPSMCMKLCHDEDLFFKTFWKNYSNKYVFRTGDSAYFDENNNFYLAGRIDNVIHISGKRINLSQVEEAINKNRFVKESAIVILNDEKRGDTMVAFCVLHRKVDESLHKRIMNEIHETILEELGEVVLPQEIKFVRVLPKGADGGILRDLLKEIAMQM, encoded by the coding sequence ATGATATACGACAAGATAAATGAACTTAATCAGAATTATACAAGAAAAGTCATCAGTAGAGACACATTAAAAGATCTCTACAGGTTAGATACGATAAAACTTTTTGATTACATAGGTGAAAAATATCTTATCTGGGAAACCCCATACAACACTATACTTGATATAAAACATAACCCCAAATTTGCATTTTACGTAAATGGTAAATTGGATCCCATCCACAATCTTCTGGGTAAACATCTAAATTCAAACAAAAAAAACAAAGCAGCAATTATATGGCGCGGATCTGATTACACCGAAAGGATATTTACCTACCAATCACTTCACTTTGAAATGCTTAAATTTGCCTATGCATTAAAAAAACTGGGAGTTAAAAAGAATGATAGGATTTTAATATATCTACCAAATGTTCCCGAAGCTGTAATTTCAATGCTTGCATCGATAAGGATTGGAGCAGTTCATACGTTGTATCATTATTCCTACTCACCTGATGCCCTTGCAGATAGGATAAATGATTGCCAGCCAACTATAATCATCACAACCGATTACAGCCTTGCAGGTACAGAGATAGATATAAAATCGAAGGTGGATGAGGCCCTAAAAAAATCAACCCACCAACCAAAACATGTAATTGTTGTGGAGAGGATACCAAAAAAAACACATATGAAACCGATCAGGGATTTGTGGTACCACGACCTGCTCAGTGACACAGATTTTAAAGATGCATCCTCTTTAGAAAAAAATATCGTGGATAGCAACGACCCTCTATTTATCATGGTTACCTCCACTCATTTCAATGAGCCAAAAGGGCTCGTATACAACATTGGCGGCTACTTAGCCTGGACACATTTTATTTACACTGTCCTCTTTGATCCTGATGACAACGACACCTTCTGGAATACATCAGATATATCCTGGATTAATGGACATTCCTACGGCATTTATGGTCCATTACTAACTGGTTCCACAACAGTAATGTTTGAGGATAATATAACATTTGAAAATGCCAAAAGGTTTTACGGTATTTTAGAGAGGTATAAGATAAATAAGTGTTATACCACCCCAAGAATAATGAAAACACTCATGAATGCTGATATGAAAAAGAAAGTATACTCCCATACATCGTCTCTGGAACTACTTTTTCTTGGTGGTGAACCTATCGAAGAAGAGGTCCTGGATTGGACTTATAAAAAGATTGCAAATAAAAGTATCCCAATACTAAATATCTATTCTGTCACCGAATTGGGTGGAGCAATAGCAGCGCAGATTCCCGGATTTTCTGATATCAAAAAAGACTCTGTGGGTATATCCTTCCCTGGTGTACATCTGGGTATTTATGACAGCATCACAAAATCGAAAATTGAATACCCAAATTTGAAAGGTTTACTCATGCTTGAATACCCAATCCCATCCATGTGTATGAAACTATGCCACGATGAAGATCTATTTTTTAAAACATTCTGGAAAAATTACAGCAATAAATATGTCTTTAGAACAGGTGATAGCGCATATTTTGACGAGAACAATAATTTTTATCTTGCAGGAAGGATAGATAATGTAATACATATATCAGGTAAGCGGATAAATCTCTCACAGGTGGAAGAAGCCATCAACAAAAATAGATTTGTGAAAGAATCTGCTATAGTTATACTTAATGATGAAAAGCGAGGGGACACGATGGTGGCTTTTTGTGTTCTGCACAGGAAAGTTGATGAGAGTTTACACAAAAGGATCATGAATGAAATACATGAAACGATACTGGAAGAATTAGGGGAAGTGGTACTTCCTCAGGAGATAAAATTTGTCAGGGTGCTACCAAAAGGTGCAGATGGTGGCATTCTGAGGGATTTATTAAAAGAGATTGCAATGCAGATGTAG
- the secG gene encoding preprotein translocase subunit SecG produces MYAIVLGFHIFFTILLILAILIQSGKGSSLKEAFGGGSSDMFGPGTPENIMTKITTILVILFFTTSITLTIMSSSGKAGSSIVNKLQDTPVKTIPQNKPVVPTESK; encoded by the coding sequence ATGTATGCAATAGTTTTGGGATTTCATATCTTTTTTACCATTTTATTGATCCTTGCAATACTCATTCAATCAGGCAAGGGATCAAGCTTGAAAGAAGCATTTGGTGGAGGTTCATCCGACATGTTTGGACCCGGCACACCAGAAAATATAATGACAAAAATTACAACTATTCTTGTTATCCTTTTTTTTACCACATCCATCACACTTACCATAATGTCATCCTCTGGTAAAGCAGGTAGCTCAATAGTAAATAAATTGCAGGACACTCCTGTAAAAACCATACCACAAAATAAGCCGGTTGTCCCCACAGAAAGCAAATAA
- a CDS encoding homoserine dehydrogenase: MSDRRVNVGIVGYGTVGKGTVNVLIDNANVIKEKTGIDIFVKSVADLKINEFDDQFLRKVPNKYTDADMIINDPVIDIVVELIGGYNAAKKVILDAIEKKKHVVTANKALLAVYGTEIFKKAEEKSVQLGFEGSVGGGIPIIKVLKEDLAANNIKEIYGIINGTANYILTRMEKEGKEFDEVLKDAQRLGYAEADPTFDIEGIDTAHKITILSSIAFNTIIPFDKVFVEGISSIKQVDIDFAKKLNCKIKLLAIAKKHENDIEVRVHPTMIPERYILSKVENVFNAIYLVSDKLDRTIHYGRGAGGLPTGSAVAGDIISIARDIICGCHKRVPVLGFTKEYRSYFPVKNIDDIRSSFYLRFMALDKPGVLSKIAGVLGKYNISISAAIQPGDYSPGDVVPLVFMTHETIGRHVSDAVREIDSMEYVKSKTVVIRVEGAHRG; this comes from the coding sequence ATGTCAGACAGACGTGTTAATGTGGGTATCGTAGGTTACGGGACCGTTGGAAAAGGCACAGTTAATGTCCTTATAGATAATGCTAATGTTATAAAAGAGAAAACCGGAATCGACATCTTTGTGAAATCAGTGGCAGATTTGAAGATTAATGAGTTTGACGACCAATTCTTAAGGAAGGTGCCGAACAAATACACCGATGCCGATATGATAATTAATGATCCTGTTATCGATATAGTTGTGGAGCTTATAGGTGGTTATAACGCTGCTAAAAAGGTTATACTTGATGCAATTGAAAAAAAGAAACATGTGGTGACTGCAAACAAAGCCCTTCTGGCGGTTTACGGTACAGAGATTTTCAAAAAAGCTGAAGAGAAATCTGTTCAACTTGGTTTTGAAGGTAGCGTTGGTGGTGGTATCCCAATTATAAAGGTCTTAAAAGAGGATCTGGCGGCTAATAACATAAAAGAGATTTATGGCATAATTAATGGTACCGCTAACTATATACTCACAAGAATGGAGAAAGAAGGGAAGGAGTTTGATGAGGTTTTAAAGGATGCCCAGAGACTTGGGTATGCAGAAGCTGATCCTACTTTTGACATTGAGGGGATCGATACCGCCCACAAGATTACAATTTTATCATCCATTGCTTTTAATACCATAATCCCTTTCGATAAGGTTTTTGTGGAGGGGATTTCAAGTATAAAGCAGGTTGATATCGATTTTGCAAAAAAGTTAAATTGTAAGATCAAACTTTTGGCAATAGCTAAAAAGCATGAAAACGATATTGAGGTTAGAGTTCACCCAACGATGATACCCGAAAGGTATATCCTTTCAAAGGTTGAAAATGTGTTTAACGCCATTTATCTTGTTTCTGATAAACTGGATAGAACTATACATTATGGTAGAGGGGCGGGTGGTTTGCCCACAGGTAGTGCGGTGGCTGGTGATATTATATCCATAGCGAGAGATATTATCTGTGGTTGTCATAAGAGGGTTCCGGTGCTTGGCTTTACTAAAGAGTACAGGTCATATTTCCCTGTAAAAAATATTGATGACATCAGGTCATCTTTTTATCTAAGGTTTATGGCTCTAGATAAGCCTGGTGTGTTATCGAAGATTGCTGGAGTTCTTGGTAAATACAATATAAGTATCAGTGCTGCTATTCAGCCGGGTGATTATTCTCCTGGTGACGTTGTTCCGCTTGTTTTCATGACTCATGAGACTATTGGACGTCATGTTTCAGATGCCGTAAGAGAGATAGATTCTATGGAATATGTGAAAAGTAAGACCGTTGTAATACGGGTAGAAGGGGCTCATAGGGGTTGA
- a CDS encoding cofactor-independent phosphoglycerate mutase → MKYFVLLCDGMSDYEIPELGNKTILEFANTSNFDLIAKDGCCGFIKTTPDGMYPGSDICNLSIFGYNPAEVYTGRSPIEAASIGVELGENDFAFRCNLVTLSDDGEVMEDFTAHHIDNDTARGIIYKLQEEFKDDSIEFYAGVGYRNLMVIRNADFRLKTTPPHDIIGKEIDDYLPKGEGTDIILNIMKRGAEVVKSVKSSANAIWLWGEGKKPSLKSFKSVYGLDGAVISAVDLVRGIGKLAGMKVIDVPGATGFIDTNYEGKAQYAIEALKECDYVFVHVEAPDESGHMGRIDLKVKSVEDINSRMLPIIMEGLKSFGDYRILITPDHPTPISLRTHAAELVPAIIAGTGVVPDKNSCYNEKLSPSFIINDGYKIAEYFIKSRSIG, encoded by the coding sequence ATGAAATATTTTGTGCTTTTGTGTGATGGAATGAGTGATTATGAGATACCCGAGCTGGGTAATAAAACAATACTCGAATTTGCCAATACTTCAAATTTTGATTTGATCGCTAAAGATGGCTGCTGCGGTTTTATAAAGACCACTCCAGATGGGATGTATCCAGGTAGTGATATATGTAATTTATCAATTTTTGGGTATAATCCTGCGGAGGTTTACACCGGGAGAAGTCCAATAGAGGCTGCAAGTATTGGGGTGGAGCTTGGAGAAAATGATTTCGCCTTCAGGTGCAATCTTGTTACCCTATCTGATGATGGTGAGGTCATGGAGGATTTTACCGCTCATCACATAGATAACGATACTGCAAGAGGTATCATTTATAAATTACAGGAAGAGTTTAAAGATGATTCCATAGAGTTTTATGCCGGGGTAGGGTACAGGAATCTTATGGTGATAAGAAATGCCGATTTTAGGCTAAAAACTACACCACCCCATGATATTATTGGAAAAGAGATCGATGATTACCTCCCTAAAGGAGAGGGTACTGATATCATTCTTAATATTATGAAAAGAGGTGCTGAGGTTGTAAAATCGGTTAAAAGTTCCGCCAATGCTATATGGCTTTGGGGGGAAGGGAAGAAACCATCTTTGAAAAGTTTTAAATCGGTGTACGGACTTGATGGGGCTGTTATTTCTGCAGTTGACCTTGTAAGGGGAATTGGTAAGCTTGCGGGGATGAAGGTGATAGATGTACCCGGTGCTACAGGCTTTATAGATACAAATTATGAGGGTAAAGCTCAGTATGCCATAGAAGCTTTGAAAGAGTGTGATTACGTATTTGTGCACGTGGAGGCACCGGATGAGTCCGGCCACATGGGGAGAATTGATCTAAAAGTAAAATCTGTGGAGGATATAAATAGCAGGATGTTACCTATTATCATGGAAGGGCTAAAATCTTTTGGGGATTATAGAATACTTATTACTCCGGATCACCCAACGCCCATCTCCCTCAGAACCCATGCGGCAGAGCTTGTCCCTGCAATCATAGCTGGAACCGGCGTGGTACCGGATAAGAATAGTTGTTATAATGAAAAGTTGAGTCCATCTTTCATAATAAATGATGGTTATAAGATAGCAGAATATTTTATAAAGAGCAGGTCTATTGGATAA